Within the Enterobacter bugandensis genome, the region GGTCTTTATGGCTGACGTGAAGGGCGATTTAACCGGTGTGGCTCAGGAAGGTACAGCGTCAGAAAAACTGCTCGAACGACTGAAGAATATCGGTATCACGGACTGGACGCCACACGGCAACCCGGTGGTGGTCTGGGACATCTTCGGTGAGAAAGGCCACCCGGTACGCGCCACCGTTTCCGATCTCGGCCCGCTGCTGCTGGCCCGCCTGCTCAACCTCAACGACGTGCAGTCCGGGGTGCTGAATATTATCTTCCGTATCGCCGACGATCAGGGGTTGCTGCTGCTTGATTTCAAAGATCTGCGCGCCATCACCCAGTACATCGGCGATAACGCCAAATCTTTCCAGAACCAGTACGGCAATATCAGCAGCGCCTCTGTCGGTGCCATTCAGCGTGGGCTACTGATGCTGGAGCAGCAGGGCGCCGAACACTTCTTCGGCGAGCCGATGCTGGATATTAAAGACTGGATGCGCACCGACAGCAGCGGCAAAGGCATCATCAACATTCTGAGTTCAGAGAAGCTCTACCAGATGCCAAAGCTTTACGCCGCCAGCCTGCTGTGGATGCTCTCCGAACTGTACGAGCAGTTACCGGAAGCGGGCGATCTGGAAAAACCCAAACTGGTCTTCTTCTTTGACGAAGCACACCTGCTGTTTAACGACGCGCCGCAGGTGCTGCTGGATAAAATTGAACAGGTTATCCGCCTGATCCGCTCCAAAGGGGTCGGCGTCTGGTTTGTGTCGCAAAACCCGTCGGATATTCCTGACAATGTGCTGGGCCAGCTTGGTAACCGCGTGCAGCACGCCCTGCGCGCCTTTACGCCGAAGGATCAGAAAGCGGTGAAAGCCGCCGCGCAAACCATGCGTGCCAATCCGGCCTTTGATACCGAAGCCGCGATTCAGGCGCTGGGCACCGGTGAAGCGCTGATCTCGTTCCTGGATGCTAAGGGCAGCCCGTCCGTGGTGGAACGCGCAATGGTGATCGCGCCCTGCTCGCGCATGGGGCCGGTTACCGACGATGAACGTAACAGCCTGATTAATCACTCCCCGGTGTACGGCAAGTATGAAGACGAGGTGGATCGGGAGTCTGCGTTCGAGATGCTGCAAAAAGGGGTACAGGCAACCACCGAATCGCAGGATGCTCCACCCGCTAAGGGCCAGTCAGTCGCAGTTGATGACGGCATTCTCGGCGGGCTAAAAGACATTTTGTTTGGCACAACCGGACCGCGCGGCGGCAAGCGCGACGGCGTGGTACAGACTATGGCGAAAAGCGCCGCGCGGCAGGTCACCAATCAGATTGTGCGCGGCATGCTGGGGAGTCTGCTAGGCGGCCGCCGTCGATAGGCGGGGAACCCACGAGCGGCCCAGCGCCGAACCCTGTACGCCGTTTTCCTGAAGATAGCGGTCGATTTCCACCATCCCCGTCCACCGGTTCTCGCACCAGAGCGGTGCCAGAAGCGTTGGACGGCGGGCGCTGGCGGAGATGCGGTGGTAGACAATCTCCGGCGGCGTGTGGCGAATCATCTCTCCCGCCGTCACCGTATAGTCGGCGAGCTCGATACTGCTTAACCGCCCGGCTTCCCAGGCTTTCGCCATTATGCTTCCCTTCACGATATGCAGCGGGTGCAGCTTAATGCCGTCTACACCGGTTTCCACGACTTTTTCCAGCGTCTCCAGGCCATGCTGCTGCCCTTCTCCGGGCAAGCCGACAATCAAATGCGAACAGACTTTCAGGCCACGCTCGCGGGCGAGACGCGTGGTGCGCTGGTAGCAGGCGAAATCATGCCCACGATTGATACGGTGCAGGGTTTTATCGTGCGCGGTCTGCAGGCCCAGCTCCAGCCAGATCTCATAGCCCTTCTCTCTGTACTCGCTAAGTAAATCCAGCACCGCCTCCGGTACGCAGTCCGGGCGCGTACCCACGCACAGCCCGACAATGTTCGCCTGAGCGACCGCCTGTTGATACATCGAGCGTAATACCTGAACCTCCGCCCACGTGCTGGTGTAGGCCTGGAAATAGGCCAGATACTGCTTCGCGCGGTTCACCAGGCTGGCCTGATGGGCGAGCTGTTCCGCGATAGATTTATGCTGCTGGGCTTCGTCAGCAAACGACGCAACGTTACAGAAGGTGCAGCCGCCGCGCCCGATGGTGCCGTCGCGGTTCGGGCAGCTAAAGCCGCCGTGCAGCGTCAGCTTATGCACCTTTTGACCGTACCGCTGCAAAAGATCCCCACCAAACATATTGACTAATTTCTGTAACTGCATAATCTGATAGACCGTCCCGAAGAAAGGGGACAAGCCTGCCATTTTTAGCCTCTGTCGGCGATGACCTGGATCAATCGCCCTGGATGGCCTTTATCTATTTGAATAAATAATCACGATTACCGAGATTTCATTCACCCGCCACGTAATTACTTTTCCTTATGTTCTGATGGTTTTTTTCATTTATAGCGCCAGGACTGAAAAACAGTGATTTTATGCGGGTTCGAACACTGCACCAGATTATTATTCTGCCATAAATCCGCATTTCAGCACGCTGCATCAATAATACCGCTTTCATATAGTGAGTCAGATCACACTCCCCTGCACCTTCCTGGCGCTTTCAGTGGTTGTAAAATTAGTAAAATAACCAATAAAAACATAATGATAATTACGCTTTAGCACATTTTTGTATAAATAAGATTGCCATTTGACCTGTGTACCAATTCCCGATAAGTTGGAAATCCGCTGGAAGCTTTCTGGATGAGCGGCCTGCTCATCATATTTATGCAGTAATTGAGATTCCCTCTGAAGCAAGTCCTCAAACTTGTTTACCTGCGCGAAAGGATGAAAAAGAGGGCGAATGCGAGGTCCGCGTATGAAACGCTAACCCCGTCGCCATGCTCTTTCTGCGCCTGTGCGCCACGGTAAAGTTCAGTGGGAAGCCCGACGAGCCTGGGGAGGTTCACTGATATGTTGTACGATAAATCCCTTGAGAAGGATAACTGTGGTTTCGGCCTGATCGCCCACATAGAAGGCGAACCTAGCCACAAGGTAGTGCGTACCGCTATTCACGCACTGGCCCGTATGCAGCACCGTGGCGCCATCCTGGCCGATGGTAAAACCGGCGACGGTTGCGGCCTGCTGCTGCAAAAACCGGATCGTTTCTTCCGCATCGTGGCGGAAGAGCGCGGCTGGCGTTTAGCCAAAAACTACGCTGTCGGCATGCTGTTCCTGAATCAGGATCCTGAAAAGGCTGCCGCCTCACGCCGCATCGTTGAAGAAGAACTTCAGCGCGAAACCCTGTCGATTGTCGGCTGGCGCGATGTGCCAACCAACGAAGGGGTACTCGGTGAAATCGCCCTCTCCTCGCTGCCTCGTATTGAGCAGATTTTCGTTAACGCGCCTGCGGGCTGGCGTCCGCGCGATATGGAACGCCGTCTGTTTATCGCCCGTCGCCGCATTGAAAAACGTCTCCAGGACGATAAAGAGTTCTACGTCTGTAGCCTCTCTAACCTGGTGAACATCTATAAAGGTCTGTGTATGCCGGCTGACCTGCCGCGCTTCTACCTGGACCTGGCGGACCTGCGTCTGGAATCGGCCATTTGCCTGTTCCACCAGCGCTTCTCCACCAACACCGTGCCGCGCTGGCCGCTGGCGCAGCCGTTCCGCTACCTGGCGCACAACGGCGAGATCAACACCATCACCGGTAACCGCCAGTGGGCGCGTGCTCGTACCTATAAGTTCCAGACCCCGCTGATCCCTGACCTGCACGATGCCGCACCGTTCGTGAACGAAACCGGCTCTGACTCCAGCTCCATGGATAACATGCTGGAACTGCTGCTGGCAGGCGGGATGGATATCGTGCGCGCCATGCGTCTGCTCGTGCCACCGGCCTGGCAGAACAACCCGGATATGGATCCGGAGCTGCGCGCGTTCTTCGACTTTAACTCCATGCATATGGAGCCGTGGGACGGCCCGGCAGGTATCGTAATGTCCGACGGTCGCTTCGCTGCGTGTAACCTGGACCGTAACGGTCTGCGTCCGGCGCGCTACGTCATCACCAAAGACAAGCTCATCACCTGCGCCTCTGAAGTGGGGATCTGGGATTACCAGCCTGACGAAGTGGTCGAGAAAGGCCGCGTCGGTCCGGGCGAGCTGATGGTGATCGATACCCGCGGCGGCCGTATTCTGCACTCTGCGGAAACCGATAACGATCTGAAAAGCCGCCATCCGTATAAAGAGTGGATGGCGAAAAACGTCCGTCGCCTGGTGCCGTTCGAAGATCTGTCTGACGACGAAGTGGGCAGCCGCGAGATGGACGACGATACCCTCGCGAGCTTCCAGAAGCAGTTTAACTACAGCGCGGAAGAACTGGACTCGGTTATTCGCGTGCTCGGCGAAAACGGCCAGGAAGCGGTCGGCTCGATGGGTGACGATACCCCGTTCGCCGTGCTCTCCAGCCAGCCGCGCATTATTTACGACTATTTCCGTCAGCAGTTTGCGCAGGTGACCAACCCGCCAATCGACCCGCTGCGTGAAGCCCACGTGATGTCGCTGGCCACCAGCATCGGCCGTGAGATGAACGTCTTCTGCGAAGCCGAAGGCCAGGCGCACCGTCTGACCTTTAAATCGCCGATCCTGCTGTACTCTGATTTTAAACAGCTCACCACCATGACCGAGGAGCACTACCGCGCCGACACGCTCGATATCACCTTCGACGTGACCGAAACGAGCCTCGAAGAGACGGTGAATGCGCTGTGTGACAAAGCCGAGCAGATGGTGCGTAACGGCACCGTTCTGCTGGTGCTGTCTGACCGTAACATTGCGAAAAACCGTCTGCCGGTGCCTGCGCCAATGGCGGTGGGAGCTATCCAGACGCGTCTGGTCGACAAGAGCCTGCGCTGCGACGCCAACATCATTGTGGAAACCGCGAGCGCCCGCGATCCGCACCACTTTGCCGTGCTGTTAGGCTTTGGTGCGACGGCGATCTATCCATACCTGGCCTACGAAACGCTGGCTCGCCTGGTAGACACCCGCGCCATCGACAAAGATTACCGCACGGTGATGCTGAACTACCGTAACGGCATCAACAAAGGCCTGTACAAGATCATGTCCAAAATGGGCATCTCGACCATTGCCTCTTACCGCTGCTCGAAGCTGTTTGAAGCGGTCGGCCTGCACGACGACGTCGCCAACCTCTGCTTCCAGGGCGTGGTCAGCCGCATCGGCGGGGCCGGTTTTGCTGACTTCCAGCAGGATCTGGTGAACCTGTCGAAGCGCGCCTGGCTGGCACGTAAGCCGCTGGAACAGGGCGGCCTGCTGAAATACGTTCACGGCGGCGAATATCACGCCTACAACCCGGACGTGGTGCGCACGCTGCAACAGGCGGTACAGAGCGGCGAATACAGCGATTATCAGCAGTATGCCGAGCTGGTGAACAACCGTCCGGCAGCGACGCTGCGCGACCTTATTGCCCTCAATCCGGGCGATGAAGCGGTCAGCGTTGACGAAGTTGAGCCTGCATCCGAACTGTTCAAACGCTTCGATACCGCGGCGATGTCCATCGGCGCGCTGAGCCCGGAAGCGCACGAAGCGCTGGCGGAAGCCATGAACAGCATCGGCGGCAACTCCAACTCCGGCGAGGGCGGTGAAGATCCGGCCCGTTACGGCACCAACAAAGTGTCGCGCATCAAGCAGGTGGCGTCCGGCCGCTTTGGCGTAACCCCTGCCTACCTGGTTAACGCCGATGTGATCCAGATTAAGGTCGCTCAGGGTGCAAAACCGGGCGAAGGCGGTCAGCTGCCGGGTGATAAAGTCACCCCGTACATCGCCAAACTGCGCTACTCGGTGCCGGGCGTGACGCTGATTTCCCCGCCGCCGCACCACGATATCTACTCTATCGAGGATCTGGCGCAGCTCATTTTCGACCTGAAGCAGGTCAACCCGAAAGCGATGATCTCCGTGAAGCTGGTTTCCGAGCCGGGCGTCGGCACCATCGCCACCGGCGTGGCGAAAGCCTATGCGGATCTGATCACCATTGCCGGCTACGACGGCGGTACCGGCGCAAGCCCGCTCTCCTCCGTGAAATACGCGGGCTGCCCGTGGGAGCTTGGCCTGGTGGAAACCCAGCAGGCGCTGGTGGCTAACGGTCTGCGTCACAAGATCCGTCTGCAGGTGGACGGCGGTCTGAAAACCGGCCTCGACATCATCAAAGCGGCGATTCTGGGTGCGGAAAGCTTCGGCTTCGGTACCGGCCCGATGGTTGCGCTCGGCTGTAAATACCTGCGTATTTGCCACCTGAACAACTGCGCAACCGGCGTTGCGACCCAGGACGAGAAGCTGCGTAAGAATCACTATCATGGCCTGCCGTTCAAGGTGACTAACTACTTTGACTTCATCGCCCGTGAAACCCGCGAGCTGATGGCGCAGCTGGGCGTGAAGCGTCTGGTGGATCTGATTGGCCGTACCGACCTGCTGAAAGAGCTGGAAGGCTTCACCGCCAAGCAGCAGAAGCTGGAGCTGTCTAAGCTGCTGGAAACGGCTGAGCCGCATCCTGGCAAAGCGGTTTACTGCACCGAGAACAACCCGCCGTTCGACAACGGCGTGCTGAACGCGCAGCTGCTGCAACAGGCGAAGCCGTACGTGGACGAGAAGCAGAGCAAAACGTTCTGGTTTGATATTCGCAATACCGACCGTTCTGTCGGCGCGTCCCTCTCCGGTTATATCGCGCAAACGCACGGCGATCAGGGGCTGGCGTCGGATCCGATTACCGCGCACTTCAGCGGTACCGCGGGCCAGAGCTTCGGCGTGTGGAACGCCGGCGGCGTTGAGTTATACCTGACCGGCGATGCCAACGACTACGTCGGCAAAGGCATGGCGGGCGGTCTGCTGGCGGTGCGTCCTCCGGTCGGTTCAGCCTTCCGCAGCCATGAAGCCAGCATCATCGGCAACACCTGTCTGTACGGTGCGACAGGCGGTCGTCTGTTTGCCGCGGGCCGTGCGGGCGAACGTTTTGCGGTGCGTAACTCCGGTGCCATCACCGTGGTGGAAGGCATCGGCGATAACGGCTGCGAATACATGACGGGCGGAATTGTGTGCGTCCTGGGTAAAACCGGCGTGAACTTTGGCGCCGGCATGACGGGCGGTTTTGCCTACGTGCTGGATGAAGACGGTGAGTTCCGCAAACGCGTGAACCCGGAACTGGTGGAAGTGCTGGACGTTGATTCGCTGGCCATTCACGAAGAACACCTGCGCGGTTTGATTACCGAACACGTGCAGCATACCGGTTCTTCGCGCGGCGAAGAGATCCTGGCGAACTGGCCAGCGTTCTCTGCGAAATTCGCGCTGGTTAAGCCGAAGTCCAGCGATGTTAAAGCCCTGTTGGGTCACCGTAGTCGTAGCGCAGCAGAGCTGCGCGTGCAGGCGCAGTAAGGAATTCAGATGAGCCAGAACGTTTACCAGTTTATCGACCTTCAGCGTGTTGATCCGCCAAAGAAACCGCTGAAGATCCGTAAAATTGAATTTGTTGAAATCTATGAGCCGTTTTCAGAAGGCCAGGCCAAAGCACAGGC harbors:
- a CDS encoding helicase HerA-like C-terminal domain-containing protein — its product is MSTPLLIARTLEKELYLLPAMANRHGLITGATGTGKTVTLQKLAESLSEIGVPVFMADVKGDLTGVAQEGTASEKLLERLKNIGITDWTPHGNPVVVWDIFGEKGHPVRATVSDLGPLLLARLLNLNDVQSGVLNIIFRIADDQGLLLLDFKDLRAITQYIGDNAKSFQNQYGNISSASVGAIQRGLLMLEQQGAEHFFGEPMLDIKDWMRTDSSGKGIINILSSEKLYQMPKLYAASLLWMLSELYEQLPEAGDLEKPKLVFFFDEAHLLFNDAPQVLLDKIEQVIRLIRSKGVGVWFVSQNPSDIPDNVLGQLGNRVQHALRAFTPKDQKAVKAAAQTMRANPAFDTEAAIQALGTGEALISFLDAKGSPSVVERAMVIAPCSRMGPVTDDERNSLINHSPVYGKYEDEVDRESAFEMLQKGVQATTESQDAPPAKGQSVAVDDGILGGLKDILFGTTGPRGGKRDGVVQTMAKSAARQVTNQIVRGMLGSLLGGRRR
- a CDS encoding TIGR01212 family radical SAM protein (This family includes YhcC from E. coli K-12, an uncharacterized radical SAM protein.) → MQLQKLVNMFGGDLLQRYGQKVHKLTLHGGFSCPNRDGTIGRGGCTFCNVASFADEAQQHKSIAEQLAHQASLVNRAKQYLAYFQAYTSTWAEVQVLRSMYQQAVAQANIVGLCVGTRPDCVPEAVLDLLSEYREKGYEIWLELGLQTAHDKTLHRINRGHDFACYQRTTRLARERGLKVCSHLIVGLPGEGQQHGLETLEKVVETGVDGIKLHPLHIVKGSIMAKAWEAGRLSSIELADYTVTAGEMIRHTPPEIVYHRISASARRPTLLAPLWCENRWTGMVEIDRYLQENGVQGSALGRSWVPRLSTAAA
- the gltB gene encoding glutamate synthase large subunit, coding for MLYDKSLEKDNCGFGLIAHIEGEPSHKVVRTAIHALARMQHRGAILADGKTGDGCGLLLQKPDRFFRIVAEERGWRLAKNYAVGMLFLNQDPEKAAASRRIVEEELQRETLSIVGWRDVPTNEGVLGEIALSSLPRIEQIFVNAPAGWRPRDMERRLFIARRRIEKRLQDDKEFYVCSLSNLVNIYKGLCMPADLPRFYLDLADLRLESAICLFHQRFSTNTVPRWPLAQPFRYLAHNGEINTITGNRQWARARTYKFQTPLIPDLHDAAPFVNETGSDSSSMDNMLELLLAGGMDIVRAMRLLVPPAWQNNPDMDPELRAFFDFNSMHMEPWDGPAGIVMSDGRFAACNLDRNGLRPARYVITKDKLITCASEVGIWDYQPDEVVEKGRVGPGELMVIDTRGGRILHSAETDNDLKSRHPYKEWMAKNVRRLVPFEDLSDDEVGSREMDDDTLASFQKQFNYSAEELDSVIRVLGENGQEAVGSMGDDTPFAVLSSQPRIIYDYFRQQFAQVTNPPIDPLREAHVMSLATSIGREMNVFCEAEGQAHRLTFKSPILLYSDFKQLTTMTEEHYRADTLDITFDVTETSLEETVNALCDKAEQMVRNGTVLLVLSDRNIAKNRLPVPAPMAVGAIQTRLVDKSLRCDANIIVETASARDPHHFAVLLGFGATAIYPYLAYETLARLVDTRAIDKDYRTVMLNYRNGINKGLYKIMSKMGISTIASYRCSKLFEAVGLHDDVANLCFQGVVSRIGGAGFADFQQDLVNLSKRAWLARKPLEQGGLLKYVHGGEYHAYNPDVVRTLQQAVQSGEYSDYQQYAELVNNRPAATLRDLIALNPGDEAVSVDEVEPASELFKRFDTAAMSIGALSPEAHEALAEAMNSIGGNSNSGEGGEDPARYGTNKVSRIKQVASGRFGVTPAYLVNADVIQIKVAQGAKPGEGGQLPGDKVTPYIAKLRYSVPGVTLISPPPHHDIYSIEDLAQLIFDLKQVNPKAMISVKLVSEPGVGTIATGVAKAYADLITIAGYDGGTGASPLSSVKYAGCPWELGLVETQQALVANGLRHKIRLQVDGGLKTGLDIIKAAILGAESFGFGTGPMVALGCKYLRICHLNNCATGVATQDEKLRKNHYHGLPFKVTNYFDFIARETRELMAQLGVKRLVDLIGRTDLLKELEGFTAKQQKLELSKLLETAEPHPGKAVYCTENNPPFDNGVLNAQLLQQAKPYVDEKQSKTFWFDIRNTDRSVGASLSGYIAQTHGDQGLASDPITAHFSGTAGQSFGVWNAGGVELYLTGDANDYVGKGMAGGLLAVRPPVGSAFRSHEASIIGNTCLYGATGGRLFAAGRAGERFAVRNSGAITVVEGIGDNGCEYMTGGIVCVLGKTGVNFGAGMTGGFAYVLDEDGEFRKRVNPELVEVLDVDSLAIHEEHLRGLITEHVQHTGSSRGEEILANWPAFSAKFALVKPKSSDVKALLGHRSRSAAELRVQAQ